The DNA segment CCGCTCGTAATCCGCCGCCGTCACCTGCGCCTGTGTCTGCACTTCTCCTAGGATGATCAGGTCGTTGTTTTTGACCACCACTTCGGCGGCCACCCGGCTGTAGGGGTCGCGGGTGAGCAACTCATCCACAATCGTGTCGGAAATCTGGTCACACAGTTTGTCTGGATGCCCTTCGGTGACTGACTCTGACGTAAACAGGTAACGGCGTGGCAATGGTTGGACCCCCGAAACTCAATTTAGTTTTCTAAGCTACCAGAGAGACGACCTCGGCGACAAGCGCAGGTCAACGGACGTGAAAGCCTGGCGGCACCGGCGCTGCGTAGGGTTCCACCACCACCGAAGTCACGTGCGCCGCCGGCGGCCCGTGGTGGCACCAGGCCAGCATCGTCTCGACCGCCTCTGACGCGCCGGCAAACACCGCCCACACCCGTCCATCAGGCAAGTTCTGCACCCAACCGTCTAGGCCGAGCTGCAGAGCCTGCTGACGAGTCGCCGCGCGAAAACCCACCCCCTGCACCCGTCCGGAAATCCACACCTGTACGGCTTGCATGGACCTGCCTAGAATGAATATGCCCATTCGTTACCCTAGCAGGTGGGGGTCATGTTCGAGCAAGGCACCATTACGATTCACACACAAAATATTTTTCCCATCATCAAAAAGTCCTTGTATTCGGACCACGAAGTCTTTTTGCGGGAACTGGTCTCCAACGGGGTGGACGCCATCGAAAAATTGAAAATGGTGGCCTATGCGGGTGAAACGGAACTGGGGGATTTTCAACCGGAAATTGTAATTGCGATTGATAAGGACAAGCGCCAGCTCAGTATCAGCGATAACGGCATCGGGATGACCGCCGACGAGGTGAAGAAATATATCAACCAGGTGGCTTTTTCCAGCGCTGAGGAATTTATTCAGAAATACCAGGCGGGCGACCGACCCCTGATTGGGCACTTTGGGCTGGGGTTTTACTCGGCGTTCATGGTGGCGCAACAGGTGGAGATTGACACGCTGTCCTACAGAAAAGATGCGGAAGCGGTCCATTGGACCTGCAGCGGCTCGCCGGAATTTACCCTGCGTTCTTCAGAGCGCCAGCAGCGAGGGACTACGGTGACCCTGACGCTGATGGAGGGGGAGGAGGAATACCTAGAACCGTCGCGGATCCGGGAACTGGTGAAAAAATACTGCGATTTTCTGCCGGTGCCCATCAAGTTAAACGGGGAAGTCCTGAACCGGCAACGGGCGATCTGGCGCGAGTCCCCTAGCAGTCTCAGCGAACAGGATTACTTGGAGTTTTATCGCTACCTCTATCCCCTGCAGGAGGAGCCGCTGCTTTGGGTGCATTTGCAGACCGATTACCCCTTTTTGCTCAACGGCATTCTCTATTTCCCTAAACTGCAACCGGACATTGACGTCACCCGCAGCCAGCTCAAGCTCTTTTGCAACCAGGTCTTTGTCAGCGACCACTGTGAAGAAATCCTGCCTCGGTTTCTGCTGCCGATGCGGGGCGTCATTGACAGCCCCGACATTCCCTTGAACGTTTCCCGCAGCGCCCTGCAAATGGACCGGACGGTGCGCCGCATTGGGGATTTCATTGCCAAGAAAGTGGCAGACCGCCTACGGGAATTGTTTGAGGGGGATTTTGACCGCTACACCCGCATCTGGCCCGACCTGGGACTGTTTGTGAAATACGGTTGCATCAATGACGAAAAGTTCAAAAAACAGGTGCAGGAGATTCTCATCTATCGCACGACGGCGGCGTTGCCTGCACCCAACGGCCAGGGCGATGCCACGTTCCATTACACCACGCTGCAGGGCTATCTAGACCGAGCTAAGGGACGGCACGACAACCGCGTGTTTTACGCCACCGACGAAGCGGCGCAGGCGACCTATATTGCCCTGCACCAGAGCCAGGGGCTCGAGGTGCTGTTTATGGATAGCTTCATCGACCCCCACTTTATCCACTTCCTAGAGCGGGAGTACCCCAACGTCAAATTCAGCCGGGTGGATGCGGACCTGGACGCTCGCTTGCTCGATACCAACAAGGCGGCGGAAATCATTGACCCCCGAACCAACAAAACCCGCGCGCAACTGGTGCAGGAACTTTTCCAGACCTATCTCGAAAAACCGAAGGTCACGATTCGCACCGAATCCCTGACGGGTGCCGCGCCGCCGGCGATGATCTTGCTGCCGGAAGCCCTGCGACGCCTGCGGGATATGACGGCTCTGTTCCAGCAACAAAAACCGGACTTTCCGGAAGAGCACACGCTGGTGGTGAACCTGGCCCATCCGTTAGTGGACAACCTGGTGCGACTGGCGCAGGAGACGGTGGTGGCTGGGTCGCGGGAGACGCTGCTGCGGAATCTGTGCCGGCACATCTATGACCTGGCCATGCTGGCCCAAAAGCCTCTGGACCCAGAAGGCATGAAGGCGTTTGTGGAGCGGGCCAGTGACGTGTTGACGCAACTGACCACGCCGGGAGCGGTTTGATGGCCCAGGCGGCCTACGTTCATATCCCCTTTTGCCGCCAGCGCTGCCATTACTGCGACTTTCCAGTGGTAGTGGATGCGCGGGTGGATTCCCCCTGGCGCGCGGCCTACCTGGCGGCTCTGGTGCGGGAGATCCAGCTAACGCCGGCGGTGGGGGGGCCGCTCACGTCAGTCTTTTTTGGCGGTGGGACGCCCTCGTTGCTCACGCCTGCCGAACTTGCCTCTGTCTTGCAAGCGCTAGAGCGTCAGTTTGGGTTTGCCGAGGGCATCGAAATCTCCCTGGAAGCCGACCCTGGCACGCCGGGAATTGCCTACCTACGGGATTACCAGCGACTGGGGGTCAATCGCTTGAGCGTGGGGGTGCAGAGTTTTACGCCCCAGCTCTTGCGCGCGAGTGGCCGAACCCACACAGTGGAAGACATCGCCGAGGCCGTGGCGCAAATTCATCGATGCGGCTGGGAAAACTGGAATTTGGATTTGCTGCAGGGCCTGCCCGGGCAGACACTCGCCGATTGGCAAGCCGATTTGACCCAAGCCGTGCGGGCCCAACCGACTCATCTTTCCACGTACGACTTGACGCTGGAACCCAAGACCCGTTTTTACCGAGCGGTGCAGCGGGGGCAACTGGCCCTGCCGGATGAGGCACTCACGGCGCAGATGTACGAAATGGCCCATGCCTTCTTGGAAAGCCACGGCTACGAGCACTACGAGATTTCCAACTATGCGCGACCGGGGTACCAGTGCCGGCACAACTTGACCTACTGGCGCAACCAACCCTACTACGGGTTTGGCCTGGGAGCGACGAGCTATGTCAATCAAGTGCGTTTTCAGCGGCCCACCACCCTGCGTGGGTATTTCCAGTGGGTGGAGCAGCAGGCACAGCGGGGTGTGGTGCAGTACCCAGACCCCCCCCTGACGCCTGAAGAGACGCTTATCGAGGGGCTGTTGCTAGGACTGCGGCTGAAGGAGGGAGTGTCTCTGGCAGACCTGCTCCAAAACGTTCCCGAGCCAGCCCGTTCCCTCTACCACACCCGCATCCAACAAACCCTGCAGGCGTACGCCGACGTCAAATGGGTGGGCCATGCCGGAGCGCGCTGGTTTCTCCTGGCACCCCAGGGGTTTCTCATGGCGAACACGGTTTTGGTCCAGGTGTGGCAAGCGATGGAGACAGGGGCACCACCACCGGCGCTGACGTTGTCCAGCGCTTGAGCACGTAGTCCCGCGCCCAGGCATCCGCCGCCAGCAGCTCCTCCAGGGTGGGGTTGGACCGATTCGACGGCGCGTAAGCAGCGCAGGCCTGCTCAATCAACCGGGGAATGTCGTTAAACCCAATCTTTTCGGCGAGAAACAGGTTCACCGCCTGTTCGTTGGCCGCATTCAACACCGCCGGCATGGCACCCCCTGCCCGACCCGCCGCGTATGCCAACTGCATACAGGGATACTTCTGGTGGTCCGGCGCCCGAAACGTCAGACTGCCGATGCTGACCAAATCCAGGGGCCTCCAGGGGGTGGGCAACCGCTCCGGCCAGGACAAGCTATACAGCAAGGGCAAGCGCATATCCGGCCAGCCCAACTGCGCCAGGACTGACGTATCCTGCAACTCGACCAGCGAATGCACAATGCTCTGGGGATGGATCACGATGTCGATGTGGTCGTAGTCCAGGCCGAACAGGAAATGGGCCTCGATGACCTCCAACCCCTTGTTCATCAACGTGGCCGAATCAATCGTGATTTTTTGGCCCATGTTCCAGTTGGGGTGTCTCAGGGCATCGGCAACCGTGACCTGGGCCAGTTTCTCCAGCGGCCAGTCTCGAAACGCACCCCCCGACGCCGTCAAGATAATGCGCCGTAATCCCCCTGGCGGCACGCCCTGCAAACACTGGAAAATCGCCGAATGTTCCGAATCCGCCGGCAATAATTTCACGCCGTATTCTGCTAGCAGGGGTAAGATCACTGGGCCACCGGCAATCAGGGTTTCCTTGTTAGCCAAGGCGATGTGTTTTCCCGCGCGAATCGCGGCAATCGTAGGCAAGAGACCAGCGCACCCCACGATCCCTGTGACCACCATCTCTGCATCCCCGTAGGCGGCCACTTCCGCAATTCCTTCTGCACCCGCCAGCAAGCGGGGTTGGGGGTCCACTGTCGCAATCGCCGCCTGCAATTCCGGGAGCAACTCAGCGTCTTGAATCGCCACCACTTCTGGGCGAAACTGCTGAACCTGCCGGGCCAACCGACCAATGTTGCGTCCCGCCGTTAGCCCCACCACCTGAAACCGCTCGGGGTACTGGGCCACGATGTCCAGCGTCTGCGTCCCAATCGAACCCGTTGACCCCAAAACGGTAATCCGCTTCACACGCGCTCCCAATCGCTACAGCACTCCCCTTTCACCCTATCACCCACGTTCCCTATCGGCAAGAGACTATAAAAAAATTCGGAAGGTTGTTCTATAGTGAACAAGAAGGCTGTGAGGCGGTCTACCGATGGGGCGCACGGCGATAGGGACATTTTTGCTGGTGGCTGGAGTTGGCTCTGTGGTTCTTGCCCAGAGCCATGTCCATACGGAATCGCTACTGAAAAACTTGCCCCGCCCGCGGGGGAGTACGGCTGTGAGTATCACTTTGGCCCCAAACGCCGTTGGTCAAAAGGCGTTGCAATACCAGGTCCAGATGGCGCCCGAGCCGGCGTTGCAATTTTTCCGGCAGGTTTTGACCCAGCAGGGATATGTGGAACGACCAGCAAATACCATCAGTGGCGTGTGGGGATTTAGCCTGGTGTTTGACCCACCAGCGACGGTGAACCTGAAGCCCAGGGTTCCTGGCAAAACGGTGGTGCTGGTCTGTCAAGGAACCGTGACGGCACCTCAGACGTTGACTATCAGCGCGCGATTTGAGGAAATCTGACGGCTACCAGCTCACCACCAGGAACATGACACCCGCCAGGCCGAGAAAGACGGTCGGCAACCCCACGGAGGTTGCCAGCACGCCCGTGACCGCTAGGGGCAGGCTCAGGGCAATGTTGACAGCATTGTTTTGGAGACCAAACACTTTGCCCCGCATCGCCTCCGGCGTCTCCGTTTGCAGGAGCGTCTGCAGGGGAATGGTCGCAAGGGCTGCTCCGAACCCTAGCAGTCCATGCCAGAGAAAGGCGCCCACCAAGCTATGGGTAGTCAACGCCAGCCCTATAAAAGCGCCGCCCATGACCAGGCTGCCTCCGCCAGGCCACTGTCCCAGCCCAGGCCAGAGATGCAGCATTAGCGCCCCTAAAGCGACCCCCACCCCCGCCGCCGCCAACAAAAACCCGAACTGGGAAGGCCGCAGGAGCTGTTCCGCCAGTTGAATGGTCAAAACCGCCAGCGCCGCAAACACGCTATACAGCACCACCAACCGGGCTACCGCTTTGCCCAGCAGCGGTCTGGCCTGCAACATTGCCCAGCCCTCCCGCAAATCCTGCCAGACCTGCGCGAAGGTGTGGGTGACGGTCAGGACGCGCTCCGGCGCCCGCAGTCCTACCAACAACAGCGCGGCGCTCCAGTAGGCCCCCGCCACCAGCAACTCTGGCCCCTGGGGCAACCAGTGGGAAGCCCAGCGTAACAACGGGTCACCCAGGGCAAAGCCGACGACTAACGACCCCATCATCGTGGTGGTGTAGAGAGAATTGGCCGACAGCAGCTGCTCCTTGGGCACCAGCAGGGGGATGGCCGCCTGCTCCGCCGGGGCGAAAAACTGGGTAAGCGTGGATACGGCAAACGTCACCGCCAGCAAAAACAACCAGGTACGCCAGGGCGACCAGCCCAATCCCAGCACCGGCACCAGCAGCAATACCAACGCCCCCCGCAGCCCATTCGTCCACAGCAGCACCTGTTGCTTGCGCCAGCGGTCCACCAACACGCCCGCCACCGAGCCGAAGAGCACTGCCGGAATTGTGAAAGCCACCATAATGCCGCTCACCCAGGGCGTGATCTGGGCCTGGTCGCCCAACTGCTGATCCAGCAGCGTCGTCATTAGCACTAGGTACACCTTGTCCCCGACCTGGGAAAAGACCTGGGCCAGCCACAGGAGCAGAAAATTCCCACTGCGCCACAAACTCGACCCCGCAGGACCAGGTTGGGAGGGGAGCGCGTTCATGAACCAGTCGCAGAGACGAGCGTAATCGTACTATACAGCAGGGAAGCCGACCGGATGGGCCGCTCCAGATGGTATTCCGCGTAGGGACGCAACAGGGCTTCCAAGCTCCGCCAAGGCGCAGGAGTCGGCAGGGGTGCGTCTGGAGCATCAGCCAACGCCTGCAGCGCCTCGACCTGCGCCGGCGATAGGATACGACAGGGAGGCACGTCTGGCGGCAAGGGCAACCGTACCAGGCCCCCCAACGGAATACTAAAGCCCACCCGTTGACCTGGCTCCACCGGACGTCCCGTCAGGCAACACAAGCGCACCTGGGGTTGCCAACCCGCGATGGTCAACAACCGCCACAGGCCGCGCACTAGCATTTCCCAGGGATGCTCCGGCGGCACGTGAGCGACCTCCGCTAGCAGGGCGCTAAACGTCTGGTATAGGTCCCCTTGCGCCGCATTCGCCAGCGCTTGCCCCAGCACCAGTTCCGTCAAATACTGGGCCACCACCCAACGGGTGTAGTCCTGGGCCAGGTGCTGATGGGTTTGTACCAGGGTCGCCTGGGTAATCCGGTCCAGGGAACGCCCCACGCGCAACTCCAACCGATTCACCGTCAACAGGCCGGTCAACCCCGCCAGGGGCGACGAGAGTTTGCGGGCGCCTGGGGCGACCACCCGTTGCAAGCCGCGCTCAGGACTCAGGATGGTCAACAGCCGGTCCGCTTCCCCAAGGCTCTGGCACTGCAGGTTGATCGCTGTGACCTGGTAGGTGCGCCCCATGTTACTCGCTAGCCGTCGGGCTTTCCGCCAGCGTCAGGGTCGTTGAACGCCGCCGCCGCCGCCGCGTATCCGTGACTGGAGGTGTTTCCGGCGTTGCCGTTTCGGTAGCGACAGCCGATGTCGCAGGCGCGGGAGTAGGTTCAGGCGGCGGTGTTTCCGTTTCGCTAACCGCCGGTTCCGAGGGCGCTTCCGCCTTCATAGCCGCCACCTCCTCGGGCAATCGCACTTCCACCACCACGTCCTGGAGATGGGTCTGGCCGGTCAGCACCAACGGCGACACCCCCATTTCGGCATAAACCGTCTGTTCCTCCGGCGTCATTCCCACCGTCACCACCTGGGTCGCCGGAGGCGTTGGTTTCGGAGGTCGCCGGCGCAGGTGCTGCTCCCGCGTGCCATTGCTGGTAGTGGTTGGAGGCGTCGGGTTAGGTGTGGCAAACGGCGGGGGTTCCGGCTCCGTCACCCGAGGAGCAGGTTTTTCATAGCGGCGATGGCGACGCCGGTTGTTGCTACTGCTGGGGCGCTCGCTGCTCCCTAGGGGTACGACGGGATAAAGCGGCGTGGTATAGCCCAGCTCGGGATTGGGACTCGGAGCAAACCCCAGCTCCTCCACGCTCTCGGGTCGCTCGCTGGTAACCGCCGGGCGGGGAATGCTGGGCGTGATTGTCTCTGCCGTCGTTTGACCTGGTAGCCGCACTAGGTGCCCCAACCCGTTGCAGTGGGGACAGGGTTGCCCAAACAACTCGTAGATACTTTGTCCCTGGCGCTTGCGAGTTAATTCCACCAGTCCCAAATCGGACAGGTGAACAATCTGGGGCCGCGCCTTATCGTTCTTCAGGACCTTGCTGAAGTGCTCCAGCAGTTGCAGTTGGTCGCGCCGGTCCTCCATGTCAATAAAGTCCACGATGATGACGCCGCCGATGTTGCGCAACCGGAGCTGTCGGGCAATTTCCGTCGCCGCCTCGTAGTTTGTCCACAACACCGTCTCCCGCGACGTGGCTGAACGGGTAAACGACCCCGAGTTCACGTCAATCACCGTCAGGGCTTCGGTTGGTTCAATGACGATATAGCCGCCCTTGGGCAAGTCCACGCGGGGTTTGAGGGCTTCCCGGATCGCCGCATTCACCCGGAAATACTCCAGGATAGGGATGGGTTCGCGGTGGTGGTCCACTAGCAGGCCCGGTGGCAGTTTTCCCCCACACCAAGCACTCAACTGCTGCTTGACCCGCTTGACCCCCTCAGCGGTATCCGTGACGATGCGGTTAACCTGGGCGCTGTAGAAATCCCGCAACACCCGCTGGATAAAGTCGTCATCCCGGCTGAGCAGGCCCGGTCCCCGCGCGTTTGCGGCGTCCCGCTGGATTTTTTCCCACTGGCGCTTGAGGCTTTCTAGGTCCTCCATGATGGCCTCTTCGTTGACCCCTTCCGCCTCCGTGCGCACTAGCAGGCCCATCTGCGGCGGTTTAATCAACACCGCCAAGGCCCGCAGCCGGTGACGTTCGTTTTCGTTTTGGATGCGTTGGGACAGAAACACGCCCCGGCCATAGGGCATCAGCACCAGGTAGCGGCCCGGCAGCGTGATATTTCCCGTCAGGCGTGGCCCTTTGTTGCCGGTGGGTTCCTTCATCACCTGCACCAGCACCTTCTGTTGAGGCATCAACAGCTCGGTGATGGCGCCTGCCGTCTTTTTCAAGCGCAAGGGACCCAAGTCCGACACGTGGATAAACCCGTTGCGTTCCGGGTCGCCGATATTGACAAACGCGGCATCAATCCCCGGCAACACATTTTCCACCACGCCCAAAAAGATGTCCCCCACTTGCAAATGGCCGGTTGCCACCACCAACTCTTGAATTTGGTCATCGGCAAATACGGCAGCAATCCGATGTTGTTCGGCCAGAATAATCTGTTTAGACATCCATACTCCTTACATGAAAACCATCTCCCGGCATCCCCTGGTACGCCCCGGTTCAACCTCTGTCCTCAAGCTGCCCACCTGTGCTGGTGAGCCTTGAATGATGATTGAAACCGTCAAAACCTCGATACCCTGAAAACGGTCTGTCACCGACCCATCCGCACCAGGGATGCTTCCAGGATTACGAGTTATTATAGCGCCTGTTGTTACGTATCGTTACGCGGGCTACCAATTCTCAGTGCCAGGTTCTCCCTTGAATGGCCCCACCAGATTGCTGGTGATCCATCCCCCGTAAAACCCACCCGGTTGCGGTTGGACCACCTCCCCATTCATCACACAGCGGTCCAGCTTCTGGGCATAAAACGCGAGATAGTTACGAATCACCCGGTAACCTGGCGTCGGTTCGGGGTAGGTCCAGGCCACGTCAGGCACCAGTTGTTTTCCTAGGTGCAGGTCGTAGTAATGCGCCCAGCCCTTCCACTCACAGAACGTCCGGCGGCGGTTCGGACGGAGATATTGCATTTGAATATCGTCGGGCGGCAGGTAGTAAACGGGGGGATGGCTAGTTTCCAGCACCCGGTAAGCCCGGTTGGTTGCCGCCAAGCAAATCCCCTGGGTGTAAATTTCAATCCGGTAGGGCACCGGTTCCACGCGTGGCGGGCGGGGATAATCCCACACGGATTCCCGGGGCAGCGGGGCGTTCATCGGCGCACTCGCAACTGGCCGCAGGCGGCTTGGGCGTCCAACCCCCGCGTCTGTCGCACCGTCACCGCAATCCCTTGGGCCGCCAGCACTGCCTGGAAGGCTTTGACACGCTCGGCATCCGGCCGCTGGTAAGGGGCATCGGCAATGGGATTGTAGGGGATCAGGTTCACGTGGGTTTGCCAGCCGCGCAACAATTTCGCCAGGGCTTTCGCTAGTTCCGGCGTATCATTGACCCCCGCCAGCAAGGTGTACTCGAAACTAACCCGGCGTTTGGTGCGTTCCACGTAGCGGCGGCAGTCCTGCAACAGTTGTTCTAGGGGGTAATGACGGGCGCTGGGGATAAGTCGCTGGCGTAAATCCTGGGTGGGCGCGTGCAAACTCACCGCCAAGGTCACTTGCAG comes from the Gloeomargarita sp. SKYB120 genome and includes:
- a CDS encoding acylphosphatase, which gives rise to MQAVQVWISGRVQGVGFRAATRQQALQLGLDGWVQNLPDGRVWAVFAGASEAVETMLAWCHHGPPAAHVTSVVVEPYAAPVPPGFHVR
- the htpG gene encoding molecular chaperone HtpG, with translation MFEQGTITIHTQNIFPIIKKSLYSDHEVFLRELVSNGVDAIEKLKMVAYAGETELGDFQPEIVIAIDKDKRQLSISDNGIGMTADEVKKYINQVAFSSAEEFIQKYQAGDRPLIGHFGLGFYSAFMVAQQVEIDTLSYRKDAEAVHWTCSGSPEFTLRSSERQQRGTTVTLTLMEGEEEYLEPSRIRELVKKYCDFLPVPIKLNGEVLNRQRAIWRESPSSLSEQDYLEFYRYLYPLQEEPLLWVHLQTDYPFLLNGILYFPKLQPDIDVTRSQLKLFCNQVFVSDHCEEILPRFLLPMRGVIDSPDIPLNVSRSALQMDRTVRRIGDFIAKKVADRLRELFEGDFDRYTRIWPDLGLFVKYGCINDEKFKKQVQEILIYRTTAALPAPNGQGDATFHYTTLQGYLDRAKGRHDNRVFYATDEAAQATYIALHQSQGLEVLFMDSFIDPHFIHFLEREYPNVKFSRVDADLDARLLDTNKAAEIIDPRTNKTRAQLVQELFQTYLEKPKVTIRTESLTGAAPPAMILLPEALRRLRDMTALFQQQKPDFPEEHTLVVNLAHPLVDNLVRLAQETVVAGSRETLLRNLCRHIYDLAMLAQKPLDPEGMKAFVERASDVLTQLTTPGAV
- the hemW gene encoding radical SAM family heme chaperone HemW, giving the protein MAQAAYVHIPFCRQRCHYCDFPVVVDARVDSPWRAAYLAALVREIQLTPAVGGPLTSVFFGGGTPSLLTPAELASVLQALERQFGFAEGIEISLEADPGTPGIAYLRDYQRLGVNRLSVGVQSFTPQLLRASGRTHTVEDIAEAVAQIHRCGWENWNLDLLQGLPGQTLADWQADLTQAVRAQPTHLSTYDLTLEPKTRFYRAVQRGQLALPDEALTAQMYEMAHAFLESHGYEHYEISNYARPGYQCRHNLTYWRNQPYYGFGLGATSYVNQVRFQRPTTLRGYFQWVEQQAQRGVVQYPDPPLTPEETLIEGLLLGLRLKEGVSLADLLQNVPEPARSLYHTRIQQTLQAYADVKWVGHAGARWFLLAPQGFLMANTVLVQVWQAMETGAPPPALTLSSA
- the dxr gene encoding 1-deoxy-D-xylulose-5-phosphate reductoisomerase, with protein sequence MKRITVLGSTGSIGTQTLDIVAQYPERFQVVGLTAGRNIGRLARQVQQFRPEVVAIQDAELLPELQAAIATVDPQPRLLAGAEGIAEVAAYGDAEMVVTGIVGCAGLLPTIAAIRAGKHIALANKETLIAGGPVILPLLAEYGVKLLPADSEHSAIFQCLQGVPPGGLRRIILTASGGAFRDWPLEKLAQVTVADALRHPNWNMGQKITIDSATLMNKGLEVIEAHFLFGLDYDHIDIVIHPQSIVHSLVELQDTSVLAQLGWPDMRLPLLYSLSWPERLPTPWRPLDLVSIGSLTFRAPDHQKYPCMQLAYAAGRAGGAMPAVLNAANEQAVNLFLAEKIGFNDIPRLIEQACAAYAPSNRSNPTLEELLAADAWARDYVLKRWTTSAPVVVPLSPSLATPGPKPCSP
- a CDS encoding MFS transporter produces the protein MNALPSQPGPAGSSLWRSGNFLLLWLAQVFSQVGDKVYLVLMTTLLDQQLGDQAQITPWVSGIMVAFTIPAVLFGSVAGVLVDRWRKQQVLLWTNGLRGALVLLLVPVLGLGWSPWRTWLFLLAVTFAVSTLTQFFAPAEQAAIPLLVPKEQLLSANSLYTTTMMGSLVVGFALGDPLLRWASHWLPQGPELLVAGAYWSAALLLVGLRAPERVLTVTHTFAQVWQDLREGWAMLQARPLLGKAVARLVVLYSVFAALAVLTIQLAEQLLRPSQFGFLLAAAGVGVALGALMLHLWPGLGQWPGGGSLVMGGAFIGLALTTHSLVGAFLWHGLLGFGAALATIPLQTLLQTETPEAMRGKVFGLQNNAVNIALSLPLAVTGVLATSVGLPTVFLGLAGVMFLVVSW
- the recO gene encoding DNA repair protein RecO encodes the protein MGRTYQVTAINLQCQSLGEADRLLTILSPERGLQRVVAPGARKLSSPLAGLTGLLTVNRLELRVGRSLDRITQATLVQTHQHLAQDYTRWVVAQYLTELVLGQALANAAQGDLYQTFSALLAEVAHVPPEHPWEMLVRGLWRLLTIAGWQPQVRLCCLTGRPVEPGQRVGFSIPLGGLVRLPLPPDVPPCRILSPAQVEALQALADAPDAPLPTPAPWRSLEALLRPYAEYHLERPIRSASLLYSTITLVSATGS
- a CDS encoding Rne/Rng family ribonuclease — its product is MSKQIILAEQHRIAAVFADDQIQELVVATGHLQVGDIFLGVVENVLPGIDAAFVNIGDPERNGFIHVSDLGPLRLKKTAGAITELLMPQQKVLVQVMKEPTGNKGPRLTGNITLPGRYLVLMPYGRGVFLSQRIQNENERHRLRALAVLIKPPQMGLLVRTEAEGVNEEAIMEDLESLKRQWEKIQRDAANARGPGLLSRDDDFIQRVLRDFYSAQVNRIVTDTAEGVKRVKQQLSAWCGGKLPPGLLVDHHREPIPILEYFRVNAAIREALKPRVDLPKGGYIVIEPTEALTVIDVNSGSFTRSATSRETVLWTNYEAATEIARQLRLRNIGGVIIVDFIDMEDRRDQLQLLEHFSKVLKNDKARPQIVHLSDLGLVELTRKRQGQSIYELFGQPCPHCNGLGHLVRLPGQTTAETITPSIPRPAVTSERPESVEELGFAPSPNPELGYTTPLYPVVPLGSSERPSSSNNRRRHRRYEKPAPRVTEPEPPPFATPNPTPPTTTSNGTREQHLRRRPPKPTPPATQVVTVGMTPEEQTVYAEMGVSPLVLTGQTHLQDVVVEVRLPEEVAAMKAEAPSEPAVSETETPPPEPTPAPATSAVATETATPETPPVTDTRRRRRRSTTLTLAESPTASE
- a CDS encoding DUF427 domain-containing protein gives rise to the protein MNAPLPRESVWDYPRPPRVEPVPYRIEIYTQGICLAATNRAYRVLETSHPPVYYLPPDDIQMQYLRPNRRRTFCEWKGWAHYYDLHLGKQLVPDVAWTYPEPTPGYRVIRNYLAFYAQKLDRCVMNGEVVQPQPGGFYGGWITSNLVGPFKGEPGTENW